One window of the Archangium primigenium genome contains the following:
- a CDS encoding DUF504 domain-containing protein — MSQDRFQTSREVYHRIRWDPRIDAHDFVIGYDTHGEQLEEVGFTSFVPEGDIPWHRVWYFRRGHERIWDRRERVDRTASLGASDGVL, encoded by the coding sequence ATGTCCCAGGACAGATTCCAGACGAGTCGGGAGGTCTACCACCGCATCCGGTGGGATCCCCGGATCGACGCCCATGACTTCGTCATCGGGTACGACACGCACGGCGAGCAGTTGGAGGAGGTGGGCTTCACGTCCTTCGTCCCCGAGGGAGACATCCCCTGGCACCGGGTCTGGTACTTCCGGCGGGGGCACGAGCGCATCTGGGACCGGCGCGAGCGGGTGGATCGCACGGCGAGCCTGGGGGCCTCCGACGGAGTGCTCTAG
- a CDS encoding aldo/keto reductase, with protein sequence MNALPLQHHGLTASRLVLGCMHLGGTWDRSAPTAEHVQRAHEVVDAALAQGINLFDHADIYTLGKSEQVFGQVLKARPGLRERILLQSKCGIRFPDESAPGRYDFSREHIVSSVEGILSRLGVESLDILLLHRPDPLMEPDEVAEAFRGLKASGKVRHFGVSNMSAGQIKLLRAAWDEPLVANQLEMSLEKLGWVESGVLVNQPPGAHVGFPEGTLEYCRLERIQLQAWGPLAQGLYSGRSLEGQPESVRETAALVGRLAEAKQTTREAIVLAWLLKHPAGIQPVIGTSNAGRLAACADASRLSLTREEWYALYVSSRGARMP encoded by the coding sequence GTGAACGCCCTGCCCCTGCAGCACCATGGTCTCACCGCCAGCCGGCTCGTCCTGGGCTGCATGCACCTGGGGGGAACGTGGGACCGCTCCGCGCCCACGGCGGAGCACGTCCAGCGCGCGCACGAGGTGGTGGATGCGGCGCTCGCCCAGGGCATCAACCTGTTCGACCACGCGGACATCTACACCCTGGGCAAGTCCGAGCAGGTGTTCGGCCAGGTGCTCAAGGCGCGTCCGGGGCTGCGCGAGCGCATCCTGTTGCAGTCCAAGTGTGGCATCCGCTTTCCGGACGAGTCGGCGCCCGGCCGGTACGACTTCTCGCGCGAGCACATCGTGTCCAGCGTGGAAGGCATCCTCTCGCGGCTGGGGGTGGAGTCCCTGGACATCCTGCTGCTGCACCGGCCGGACCCCTTGATGGAGCCGGACGAGGTCGCCGAGGCGTTCCGCGGACTGAAGGCGTCCGGCAAGGTGCGGCACTTCGGCGTCTCCAACATGAGCGCGGGGCAGATCAAGCTGCTGCGCGCGGCGTGGGACGAGCCGCTGGTGGCCAACCAACTCGAGATGAGCCTGGAGAAGCTGGGGTGGGTGGAGAGCGGCGTGCTCGTGAACCAGCCGCCCGGCGCCCACGTGGGCTTTCCCGAGGGCACGCTCGAATACTGCCGGCTGGAGCGCATCCAGCTTCAAGCCTGGGGACCGCTCGCCCAGGGGCTCTACAGTGGCCGCTCCCTGGAGGGGCAGCCCGAGTCGGTGCGGGAGACCGCGGCGCTCGTGGGTCGGCTCGCCGAGGCGAAGCAGACGACCCGCGAGGCCATCGTCCTCGCCTGGCTGCTCAAGCACCCCGCCGGCATCCAGCCCGTCATCGGCACCTCCAACGCGGGCCGCCTCGCCGCGTGCGCGGATGCCTCGCGCCTCTCGCTGACGCGCGAGGAATGGTACGCCCTGTACGTCAGCTCGCGTGGCGCGCGGATGCCCTGA
- a CDS encoding SRPBCC family protein — MTDTSLDPSSLPLRTAEPGASVRQFTETFTTALAPEALWAEFTRALKDSRGAVLWAHDISQVRVLQEPVGQDSVLVETVQATGTALHYRLVRFEPPRLVQYAALQGHALAGGATITVASEEGRTVLRWQGEYRASEAALAVLDRFRAAFFSRFADALRRLDATS, encoded by the coding sequence ATGACGGACACCTCCCTCGATCCCTCCTCGCTGCCCCTGCGGACCGCCGAGCCCGGCGCCAGCGTGCGGCAGTTCACCGAGACGTTCACGACCGCGCTCGCCCCGGAGGCGCTCTGGGCGGAGTTCACGCGGGCCCTGAAGGACTCGCGTGGCGCGGTGCTCTGGGCCCACGACATCTCCCAGGTGCGTGTGCTCCAGGAGCCCGTCGGGCAGGACTCGGTGCTCGTGGAGACCGTCCAGGCCACCGGCACCGCGCTGCACTACCGCCTGGTGCGCTTCGAGCCCCCGCGCCTGGTGCAGTACGCCGCGCTCCAGGGCCACGCGCTGGCGGGCGGGGCCACCATCACCGTGGCGTCGGAGGAAGGCCGGACCGTGCTGCGCTGGCAGGGCGAGTACCGCGCCTCCGAGGCCGCCCTCGCCGTGTTGGACCGCTTCCGCGCCGCGTTCTTCTCGCGCTTCGCCGACGCGCTGCGGCGGTTGGACGCCACGTCATGA
- a CDS encoding amidohydrolase produces the protein MTDLLIRGCHALVPEGSGALGIARDQDIRVRDSRIVSLQPTGTPPEPQDTVLDGQRMLAIPGLVNAHAHVASVLFRGLAEDVSLERWFNDFVWALEGNLTEEDVYWGAQLGLLEMIESGVTTVADHSFFMDGVARAVEEAGTRAQLGWTSFSSRGPAALAETAAFAQRWKDGAGGRVSTRLAPYSPYTCDDGTLRAVVEHATRVGVGIHIHAAEEMNQTLASANRRGRTPVQVLQDTGVLGVPTLIAHAGGLMPQDLDLLARHRAHVGIAHAPKTSLKLGLGLAPVRALRKARIPVGLGTASAASNYSFDLLEGLRLLALSQKHDALDPEVLPMTEALDVATRGGAAALGLGTEVGTLAPGYQADIVLLDLRGTHWHPPHNLLAGLVYGARASDVHTVLVGGRVLLRDRAPLTIDKERVLEEVSRRMERLARREPGARIQRYAP, from the coding sequence ATGACGGACCTGCTCATCCGCGGCTGCCATGCGCTCGTGCCGGAGGGCTCCGGCGCGCTCGGGATCGCCCGGGACCAGGACATCCGGGTGCGTGACTCCCGGATCGTCTCCCTCCAGCCCACCGGGACGCCCCCCGAGCCCCAGGACACGGTCCTCGACGGGCAGCGGATGCTGGCGATTCCGGGGCTGGTCAACGCGCATGCGCACGTGGCGTCGGTGCTCTTCCGCGGACTGGCGGAGGACGTGTCGCTCGAGCGGTGGTTCAACGACTTCGTCTGGGCGCTGGAGGGCAACCTCACCGAGGAGGATGTCTACTGGGGCGCGCAGCTGGGCCTGCTCGAGATGATCGAGTCCGGGGTCACCACCGTGGCGGACCACTCCTTCTTCATGGACGGGGTGGCGCGCGCCGTGGAGGAAGCGGGCACCCGGGCCCAGCTCGGCTGGACGTCCTTCTCCAGCCGGGGCCCCGCGGCGCTCGCGGAGACGGCCGCCTTCGCGCAGCGGTGGAAGGACGGGGCGGGGGGACGCGTCTCCACGCGGCTGGCGCCCTATTCGCCCTACACGTGCGATGACGGGACGCTGCGCGCCGTGGTCGAGCACGCCACGCGGGTGGGGGTGGGCATCCACATCCACGCCGCCGAGGAGATGAACCAGACGCTCGCCAGCGCGAACCGGCGGGGCCGCACGCCCGTGCAGGTCCTCCAGGACACGGGGGTGCTCGGCGTGCCCACGCTCATCGCGCATGCCGGCGGGCTGATGCCGCAGGACCTCGATCTGCTCGCCCGTCACCGCGCGCACGTGGGCATCGCCCATGCGCCCAAGACGTCGCTCAAGCTGGGCCTGGGGCTCGCGCCCGTGCGGGCCCTGCGCAAGGCGCGCATTCCCGTGGGCCTGGGCACCGCCAGCGCCGCCAGCAACTACTCCTTCGATCTGCTGGAGGGCCTGCGGCTGCTCGCGCTCTCGCAGAAGCACGACGCGCTGGACCCCGAGGTGCTGCCCATGACCGAGGCGCTCGACGTGGCCACGCGGGGGGGCGCGGCCGCGCTGGGGCTCGGCACCGAGGTGGGCACCCTCGCGCCCGGCTACCAGGCGGACATCGTCTTGTTGGATCTCCGGGGAACCCACTGGCACCCCCCGCACAACCTGCTGGCGGGACTGGTGTACGGCGCGCGCGCCAGTGACGTGCACACCGTGCTGGTCGGCGGGCGGGTCCTCCTGCGTGACCGGGCGCCGCTCACGATCGACAAGGAGCGGGTGCTCGAGGAGGTGTCGCGCCGCATGGAGCGTCTGGCCCGGCGCGAGCCCGGGGCCCGCATCCAGCGCTACGCGCCCTGA